A portion of the Nitrospirota bacterium genome contains these proteins:
- the dnaK gene encoding molecular chaperone DnaK, with protein sequence MAKAIGIDLGTTNSVVAVVQGGESVVIPNQEGMRTTPSVVAFTEKGERLVGQIAKRQSITNPENTIFSIKRLMGRKYNTPEVEHAKKRLPYKIVEAPNGDAHVEIRGKRYSPPEISAMILQKLKQSAEDYLGETVTDAVVTVPAYFNDSQRQATKDAGKIAGLNVLRIINEPTAASLAYGMDKKKEEKIAVYDLGGGTFDVSILEIGEGVIEVKSTNGDTYLGGDDFDIKIIDWMVEEFKKDQGIDLKHDKMALQRLKEAAERAKIDLSTAMETEINLPFVTADATGPKHLLMKLSRAKFEQLTGDLIENTTGPCKNALNDANLSASNIDEVLLVGGQTRTPKVQQTVQSFFGKEPNRTVNPDEVVAVGAAIQGAVLKGDVKEVLLLDVTPLSLGIETLGGIFTKIIERNTTIPTKKSQTFSTASDNQPAVTIKICQGEREMASDNKLLGNFELIGIPPAPRGIPQVEVTFDIDANGILHVSAKDLGTGKEQSIRITASSGLSADEVKNMTRDAESHGEEDKNKKQLAEARNEADTMIYSVEKSLKEYGDKLNESEKKDIEAALEKCRKAKDSSADASEIKSSVESLMKASHKLAEHIYKAAGDQQAAAGAGASGAKPSEEDVVEAEFEDVDKDKKGS encoded by the coding sequence ATGGCAAAGGCAATAGGAATAGACCTGGGCACAACGAATTCTGTTGTTGCAGTTGTTCAGGGCGGAGAGTCTGTAGTTATCCCGAATCAGGAGGGAATGAGAACAACGCCTTCTGTAGTTGCATTTACAGAGAAGGGCGAGAGGCTTGTAGGACAGATAGCAAAAAGGCAGTCTATTACAAATCCTGAAAACACGATATTTTCAATAAAGAGGCTGATGGGGAGAAAATACAACACGCCTGAAGTTGAACATGCGAAAAAGCGGCTGCCGTATAAGATAGTTGAAGCGCCTAATGGAGATGCGCATGTTGAGATAAGAGGCAAGCGTTATTCGCCGCCTGAGATATCGGCAATGATACTCCAGAAACTCAAACAGTCTGCGGAAGATTATCTCGGAGAGACTGTGACCGATGCTGTTGTAACAGTGCCTGCTTATTTTAATGACAGCCAGCGTCAGGCTACGAAGGATGCAGGGAAGATTGCAGGGCTTAATGTCCTAAGGATAATCAACGAACCGACAGCCGCCTCTTTGGCTTACGGCATGGATAAGAAGAAAGAAGAAAAGATTGCTGTTTATGATTTAGGCGGCGGCACGTTTGACGTATCCATTCTTGAAATAGGAGAAGGCGTAATTGAGGTTAAGTCTACAAACGGCGATACATATCTGGGCGGAGATGATTTTGACATCAAGATTATTGACTGGATGGTGGAAGAGTTTAAGAAAGATCAGGGCATTGACCTCAAGCATGATAAAATGGCTTTGCAGAGGCTTAAAGAAGCCGCAGAGAGGGCCAAGATTGACCTTTCAACTGCAATGGAAACAGAGATAAACCTTCCGTTTGTTACAGCGGACGCAACAGGCCCGAAGCACCTTTTGATGAAACTTTCAAGGGCGAAATTTGAGCAGCTTACAGGAGATCTCATAGAAAATACAACAGGGCCTTGCAAGAATGCGCTTAACGATGCAAATTTATCCGCCTCAAATATAGATGAAGTTCTTCTTGTCGGAGGACAGACCAGGACGCCAAAGGTTCAGCAGACTGTTCAGAGCTTTTTCGGGAAGGAGCCCAATAGGACAGTTAACCCTGATGAGGTTGTCGCTGTCGGAGCGGCAATACAGGGCGCAGTGCTGAAAGGAGACGTCAAAGAGGTGCTTTTACTTGATGTTACGCCTCTGTCTCTCGGCATAGAAACGCTCGGCGGAATATTCACTAAGATAATAGAAAGGAATACTACAATCCCGACCAAAAAGAGCCAGACCTTCTCAACAGCATCAGACAATCAGCCTGCTGTTACAATCAAGATATGCCAGGGTGAAAGAGAAATGGCGTCGGATAATAAGCTGCTTGGAAACTTTGAGCTTATAGGCATTCCGCCTGCGCCGAGAGGAATTCCGCAGGTAGAAGTAACTTTTGATATTGATGCAAATGGGATACTTCACGTGTCTGCCAAAGACCTCGGCACAGGAAAAGAACAGTCAATAAGGATAACCGCTTCAAGCGGGCTTAGCGCAGATGAGGTGAAAAATATGACGCGTGATGCCGAGTCCCATGGAGAAGAAGATAAAAATAAGAAACAGCTCGCAGAGGCCAGGAACGAAGCTGACACGATGATATACAGCGTGGAGAAATCTCTGAAGGAATACGGAGACAAGCTGAACGAATCTGAGAAGAAGGATATTGAGGCTGCTCTTGAAAAGTGCAGGAAGGCAAAGGACTCAAGCGCTGATGCTTCTGAGATAAAGTCTTCTGTTGAAAGCCTTATGAAGGCATCGCACAAACTTGCGGAGCATATATATAAAGCAGCCGGAGACCAGCAGGCAGCTGCCGGAGCAGGAGCCTCAGGCGCAAAACCTTCGGAAGAAGATGTTGTTGAAGCTGAATTTGAGGATGTAGATAAAGACAAGAAGGGAAGTTAA
- the dnaJ gene encoding molecular chaperone DnaJ: MKDYYEILGVSRDASEADLKKAFRQLAMKHHPDRNQGNKESEEKFKEINEAYTCLSDPDKKSNYDRFGTAEGMGAGFSPFGAGFGDVFEDLFGDFFGTFTGQRRKRPAKGNDLRYDLDITLMEAAFGAEKNIEIPRWENCADCKGTGAAPGKAPATCPNCKGSGQVRFQQGFFSVSKTCGKCHGEGRIITDPCKPCKGQGRIKRYREINVRIPAGVDTDSKLRMSGEGELGLYGGPPGDLYIFINVEEHQFFKREGMTLYCKVPVSFPHAALGAEIEVPTIDGVTNLKIPQGTPSGKAFHLKGKGMPRIGSHQRGDQIVIVNIEVPKHLTSRQKEILEEFAKINGDEVSKGFKEKLKDLFAGMKT; the protein is encoded by the coding sequence ATGAAAGATTATTATGAAATCCTTGGTGTATCAAGAGATGCTTCTGAGGCTGATTTAAAGAAAGCCTTCAGACAGCTTGCTATGAAACACCATCCGGACAGAAACCAGGGCAATAAAGAGTCCGAGGAAAAATTTAAAGAGATAAATGAGGCATACACATGTCTCTCCGACCCTGACAAAAAGTCTAACTATGACAGGTTCGGGACAGCCGAGGGCATGGGCGCAGGGTTCAGTCCTTTCGGGGCAGGGTTTGGCGATGTATTTGAGGACCTCTTTGGAGATTTCTTCGGCACCTTTACAGGACAGCGAAGAAAGCGGCCTGCAAAGGGCAATGACCTTAGATATGACCTTGATATAACACTCATGGAAGCGGCATTCGGCGCCGAAAAAAATATTGAGATTCCAAGATGGGAAAACTGTGCTGACTGTAAAGGAACAGGCGCAGCGCCGGGAAAAGCGCCGGCAACATGCCCTAACTGCAAAGGCTCAGGACAAGTCAGATTTCAGCAGGGTTTTTTCAGTGTTTCCAAGACATGCGGCAAGTGTCATGGCGAAGGCAGGATTATCACAGACCCGTGTAAACCATGCAAAGGACAGGGCAGGATTAAAAGATACAGGGAGATAAACGTCAGGATTCCTGCCGGTGTTGATACGGATTCAAAGCTAAGAATGTCAGGAGAGGGAGAACTTGGACTTTATGGAGGCCCTCCGGGCGACCTGTATATATTTATTAATGTAGAAGAACATCAGTTCTTTAAGAGAGAAGGAATGACTTTATACTGTAAAGTGCCTGTCTCTTTTCCTCATGCCGCGCTCGGCGCTGAGATTGAAGTTCCAACAATTGACGGCGTTACAAATTTAAAGATTCCTCAGGGCACGCCCTCAGGCAAGGCATTTCATCTTAAGGGCAAGGGGATGCCGAGAATCGGAAGCCATCAGCGCGGCGATCAGATTGTGATTGTGAATATAGAAGTCCCGAAACACCTTACCTCGCGGCAAAAAGAGATACTTGAGGAATTTGCAAAGATAAACGGTGATGAGGTTTCAAAGGGGTTCAAAGAAAAGCTGAAGGACCTGTTTGCAGGGATGAAGACGTAA
- the grpE gene encoding nucleotide exchange factor GrpE: MRHKAKKKIEENMTEDNSPPPQAEEFHEPDLPVLGLPASGSAKGNQGGQEEAEHCIAAETPESAAPEAGKLEQNLEEELGKEKDRYLRLYAEFDNYKKRVARDKEELIKYGNESLLYELLSVIDNLEMAMKHSSNNTASATGGGGLAQGVEITLKEFLRVIDKFGLSPIDASGKMFDPSLHHAMTQVERDDIDENMVVEEFRKGYMFREKVLRPSLVAVSKKLAESSQLSVVSQEKNTEKENIEEEA; the protein is encoded by the coding sequence TTGAGACATAAAGCTAAGAAAAAGATAGAGGAAAATATGACAGAGGATAATTCTCCTCCGCCTCAGGCGGAGGAGTTTCATGAGCCGGATTTACCCGTCTTAGGGTTACCTGCCTCCGGCAGCGCCAAAGGCAACCAGGGCGGACAGGAAGAGGCTGAGCATTGTATTGCGGCAGAGACACCCGAAAGCGCCGCTCCGGAAGCAGGAAAGTTAGAACAGAATCTTGAAGAGGAGCTTGGGAAGGAGAAGGACAGGTATCTGAGGTTGTACGCTGAATTTGATAATTACAAGAAGCGGGTCGCAAGAGACAAGGAAGAATTAATAAAATACGGCAATGAATCCTTGCTGTATGAACTGCTTTCTGTTATTGATAACCTTGAGATGGCTATGAAGCACTCGTCAAATAATACAGCATCCGCTACGGGCGGCGGAGGGCTTGCGCAGGGAGTGGAGATTACCCTTAAGGAGTTTCTCAGGGTGATTGATAAATTCGGACTCTCGCCGATTGACGCATCAGGCAAGATGTTTGACCCTTCGCTGCATCATGCGATGACTCAGGTGGAGAGGGATGATATTGATGAAAATATGGTAGTGGAAGAATTCAGAAAGGGCTACATGTTCAGAGAGAAGGTATTAAGGCCGTCATTGGTTGCCGTATCGAAAAAGCTGGCTGAAAGCAGTCAGCTGTCAGTCGTCAGTCAAGAAAAAAACACAGAAAAAGAAAACATAGAGGAGGAAGCATAA
- a CDS encoding 16S rRNA (uracil(1498)-N(3))-methyltransferase, with amino-acid sequence MRIILKKEEIKGNRITLSGEKARYLISVLRCRAGDELQVFDGEGSLYKSKIAGIENKKIVIDLLEQISLNAESPLNLTLVQGILKGEKMDVVVQKATELGVKEIIPAITERSQIRHTRKVDRWRKIAEEASKQSGRTIVPVVHEPMEFNSLLAQDVIARSEIPHLSLRDSQSETKQSQNRFGTGAAIFKGVIASPEPALSDKTRLLRSARNDKSEGARNDTRETIKGFIFWEEGGLPLKEAIKQSAVSIQHSENSQLFVLVGPEGGFSKEEVSLAVSKGLITVSLGKRILRAETAAISAVALIQFLLGDI; translated from the coding sequence ATGCGAATCATATTGAAAAAAGAAGAGATTAAGGGAAACAGGATAACCTTATCCGGTGAAAAGGCGCGGTATCTTATATCCGTGCTGAGGTGCCGCGCAGGCGATGAGCTTCAGGTCTTTGACGGCGAGGGCAGCCTCTATAAATCCAAAATTGCAGGGATTGAAAATAAAAAAATAGTCATAGATTTGTTAGAGCAGATTTCTCTCAATGCTGAATCGCCTCTTAATCTGACACTTGTTCAGGGGATTCTCAAAGGAGAGAAGATGGATGTGGTTGTCCAGAAGGCGACAGAACTCGGCGTTAAAGAAATCATTCCGGCCATTACAGAAAGAAGCCAGATAAGGCATACAAGAAAAGTTGACAGGTGGAGAAAGATTGCAGAAGAGGCGTCAAAGCAGAGCGGAAGGACAATAGTCCCTGTTGTGCATGAGCCGATGGAGTTTAATTCACTGCTTGCTCAAGATGTCATTGCGAGGAGTGAGATTCCTCACCTGTCATTGCGAGACTCACAAAGTGAGACGAAGCAATCTCAAAACAGGTTCGGAACAGGCGCCGCAATCTTTAAAGGTGTAATTGCTTCGCCGGAGCCTGCCCTGAGCGATAAAACGAGATTGCTTCGCTCTGCTCGCAATGACAAGAGCGAAGGGGCTCGCAATGACACAAGGGAAACAATAAAGGGTTTTATCTTCTGGGAAGAGGGCGGATTGCCTTTGAAGGAAGCAATAAAGCAGTCAGCCGTCAGCATTCAGCATTCAGAAAACTCTCAACTTTTTGTCTTGGTTGGCCCTGAAGGCGGATTTTCAAAGGAGGAAGTTAGTCTCGCAGTCTCTAAAGGGTTGATTACTGTATCCTTGGGTAAACGTATACTCAGGGCAGAGACAGCGGCAATTTCAGCAGTGGCGCTTATTCAGTTTTTATTAGGAGATATTTAG
- the der gene encoding ribosome biogenesis GTPase Der yields the protein MARPYVVIVGRTNVGKSTLFNRMVGSSAAIVEDVPNVTRDRNYMEAVWEDKAFIAVDTGGFYTEPSEDISKQMKEQAAFAIEEADVIIHLLDGKEGLTPADIELSKTLRASGKKILWVVNKIDTPKREERLYDFYALGADELLPVSAVTGYEFGELMDRIASLLPQLSKEESAYPRIAVVGRPNVGKSTLVNALLGKKRMIVSPLPGTTRDAVDSVCSYYKNKYLIIDTAGIRKKGKLGFSIERFSAVRAMRSIERCDIALIVLDASDGITEQDQKIAGLVESCAKGAIFLLNKWDLVHEPETAYKKIVPELQRKMWFLNHAPAISVSGMEKKRITKIFPVIDEIIAERKKRIPTPAINRFIKDVTSGVPLSLYKGRQVKIPYMTQIGTEPPAFVIFSNYPAGIKDSYIRYIEKCLRERFSFRGTPVRIYKKLKK from the coding sequence ATGGCAAGACCTTATGTTGTAATTGTTGGAAGGACCAATGTAGGCAAATCTACCCTCTTTAACAGGATGGTCGGTTCTTCTGCGGCTATTGTTGAAGATGTGCCTAATGTAACCAGAGACAGGAACTATATGGAGGCTGTATGGGAAGACAAGGCATTTATTGCAGTTGACACAGGAGGATTCTACACCGAGCCCTCAGAGGACATCTCAAAGCAGATGAAGGAACAGGCAGCGTTTGCGATTGAAGAGGCAGATGTCATAATACATCTCCTTGACGGCAAAGAAGGGCTTACGCCTGCTGACATTGAACTATCAAAAACATTACGGGCTTCAGGCAAAAAGATATTATGGGTTGTGAACAAGATAGACACACCTAAAAGAGAAGAGAGGCTTTATGATTTCTATGCCTTAGGCGCTGATGAACTCCTTCCTGTATCAGCTGTCACAGGTTATGAATTCGGAGAACTCATGGACAGGATTGCCTCACTTCTGCCTCAATTAAGCAAAGAGGAATCAGCCTACCCGCGGATTGCTGTTGTCGGAAGGCCTAATGTAGGCAAGTCAACGCTTGTAAACGCGCTCCTTGGCAAAAAGAGGATGATAGTAAGTCCTTTGCCGGGAACTACGCGGGATGCCGTTGACTCTGTCTGTTCATACTATAAAAATAAGTATCTGATAATTGATACAGCCGGAATAAGGAAAAAAGGCAAACTCGGATTTTCTATTGAAAGGTTTTCAGCGGTAAGAGCAATGCGGAGCATAGAGAGATGCGACATTGCTCTCATAGTTCTTGATGCGTCGGACGGAATAACGGAACAGGACCAGAAAATTGCGGGCCTTGTTGAAAGCTGCGCAAAGGGCGCCATATTCCTCCTTAACAAATGGGACCTTGTGCACGAACCTGAAACTGCCTATAAAAAAATTGTTCCGGAACTGCAGAGAAAAATGTGGTTCTTAAATCATGCGCCGGCAATTTCAGTGTCAGGCATGGAAAAGAAGAGGATAACAAAGATATTTCCTGTAATTGATGAAATAATTGCTGAAAGAAAAAAGAGGATACCAACACCGGCGATAAACAGATTCATAAAGGACGTTACTTCAGGCGTCCCTCTGTCTCTGTATAAAGGCAGGCAGGTAAAAATTCCTTATATGACCCAGATAGGAACAGAGCCGCCGGCATTCGTAATTTTCAGCAACTATCCGGCAGGAATAAAAGATTCATACATAAGATATATCGAAAAATGCCTCAGGGAAAGATTCTCTTTCAGAGGCACACCGGTAAGAATATATAAGAAATTAAAAAAATAA